A single region of the Desulfobaccales bacterium genome encodes:
- a CDS encoding phage tail protein: MKYGTFQYGAGNKYGSASRPLFRVGRIDTGAFLNGSLDYAAVHKGRAMSASEVADRWQIIQGQMNGSAYPEVGNGLGQYWAFLRLAEYFFVTGNGAAGEILTNWVTWIDTYGAPDGNGWKIPTLFSEYGFTYGAYDPGMAASVALGCLWIYLRNGDNRAATWARRLLDDLRENRWDPEFGGYKSDYHYAWLNALAIRAFGIAARGAAGQAYLFPSLPEDREHFDALMAWVFAHAGDEKPNVLNTDLIPFYYSEAVDVWDNAPNYLATRQMGTLEAVVAMAGAALEHGKGSGDWAWWQSLLDFILQDHLVGLTASQIRSLTLAYEQAGPKNLVRVLYANYDQDNTKYAEVREDATINSWGEQTLDLDCRYGSPVVLEDPEVAQLLASRLLARLAAPREQAEVETWLEGVRLELGDTVALTSDFHGLDQDEFTVTGKDLDLAGRSMRLSLDRPLKTSWVWAVDAPGGASDDWAIDVASSFDDNWAFRAEAG, from the coding sequence ATGAAATACGGCACTTTCCAATATGGAGCGGGGAATAAGTACGGTTCGGCTTCCCGACCTCTTTTCAGAGTGGGACGGATCGATACGGGAGCTTTTCTCAATGGATCTCTGGATTATGCTGCCGTGCACAAAGGCCGGGCCATGTCGGCCTCGGAAGTGGCGGACCGGTGGCAAATCATCCAGGGCCAGATGAACGGCTCGGCGTATCCGGAGGTGGGAAACGGCCTGGGCCAGTATTGGGCCTTCCTGCGTCTGGCGGAATATTTCTTCGTGACCGGCAACGGCGCGGCAGGGGAGATCCTGACGAACTGGGTCACCTGGATCGACACCTATGGCGCGCCTGACGGCAACGGCTGGAAGATTCCCACCCTCTTTTCGGAGTATGGCTTCACCTATGGAGCCTACGATCCGGGGATGGCTGCGTCCGTTGCCCTGGGATGTCTATGGATCTATCTGCGCAACGGCGATAACCGCGCCGCCACCTGGGCCCGGCGGCTTCTGGATGATCTGCGGGAGAACCGTTGGGACCCGGAGTTCGGTGGCTATAAGAGCGACTATCACTATGCCTGGCTCAATGCCCTGGCCATCCGGGCCTTTGGCATTGCGGCCCGGGGCGCGGCGGGGCAGGCTTATCTCTTCCCGTCTCTGCCCGAAGACCGGGAGCATTTTGACGCCTTGATGGCCTGGGTTTTCGCCCATGCGGGAGATGAAAAGCCTAACGTCCTGAACACCGACCTGATCCCCTTTTACTATAGCGAGGCCGTGGATGTTTGGGACAACGCCCCCAACTACCTGGCCACGCGCCAGATGGGCACCCTGGAGGCAGTTGTGGCCATGGCGGGTGCGGCCTTGGAGCATGGCAAGGGCTCCGGGGACTGGGCCTGGTGGCAGAGCCTGCTGGACTTTATCCTGCAGGACCATCTGGTAGGGTTGACCGCCTCACAGATCCGCTCTCTTACCCTGGCCTATGAACAGGCCGGCCCCAAAAACCTGGTGCGGGTGCTTTATGCCAACTACGACCAGGACAATACCAAATATGCTGAGGTCCGGGAGGATGCGACCATCAACTCCTGGGGCGAACAAACTCTGGATCTTGATTGCCGTTATGGTTCGCCGGTGGTCCTGGAAGATCCGGAGGTGGCCCAACTCCTGGCTTCCCGGCTACTGGCGCGCCTGGCGGCCCCCCGGGAGCAGGCCGAGGTGGAAACCTGGCTGGAAGGGGTACGTCTGGAACTGGGCGATACCGTGGCGCTGACCTCTGACTTTCATGGCTTGGACCAGGATGAATTTACCGTAACCGGCAAAGACCTGGACCTGGCGGGGCGGTCGATGCGTCTGAGTCTGGACCGGCCCCTGAAAACATCCTGGGTCTGGGCCGTGGACGCCCCAGGAGGAGCATCTGACGACTGGGCCATCGACGTGGCCAGTTCCTTTGACGATAATTGGGCCTTCCGGGCCGAGGCCGGGTAA
- a CDS encoding BrnA antitoxin family protein has product MKKEYDFSQGKRGPVAPVQPGKTRITIRIDTDTLNWFREQVNSRGGGNYQTMMNDALRAYIQHHDKMLEETLRKVIREELQAQA; this is encoded by the coding sequence ATGAAAAAAGAATATGATTTTAGCCAGGGCAAACGTGGTCCAGTGGCGCCGGTGCAACCCGGCAAGACCCGCATCACTATCCGGATCGATACCGATACCTTGAACTGGTTCAGGGAGCAGGTGAATTCAAGAGGGGGCGGTAATTATCAGACTATGATGAATGATGCCTTGAGAGCCTATATCCAGCACCATGACAAAATGCTGGAAGAGACTTTGCGCAAGGTGATCCGGGAGGAATTGCAGGCGCAGGCATGA
- a CDS encoding CvpA family protein: MNLLDLGIIVLLALITLRGYYRGFFQEVAVLVGIVGGVVVAAHVYLRLAELIRPWITDPLYARWVAFAVIFVAVYWLTRLVAHFLQRVLYHLYLDFFDRLLGGTFALAKGALLVGFGLMFLGVVLPKNSHLFQGSVAAPHLMSFSRQALGLLPPEFKQRLNDYLKEWRQPREKHQAEEFKPREDGAPQPPATPWPSLGKWSRA, from the coding sequence ATGAACCTCTTAGACTTGGGAATTATTGTTCTTCTGGCCTTGATTACCTTGCGGGGCTATTATCGAGGCTTCTTTCAAGAAGTGGCGGTCCTGGTGGGGATCGTGGGGGGCGTGGTGGTGGCCGCCCATGTCTACCTCCGCCTGGCCGAGTTAATCCGGCCCTGGATCACCGACCCCCTCTATGCCCGCTGGGTCGCGTTCGCCGTGATCTTTGTGGCCGTTTATTGGCTCACCCGGTTAGTGGCCCATTTTCTCCAACGGGTCCTTTACCATCTCTACCTGGATTTTTTTGACCGGCTCCTGGGTGGGACTTTTGCTCTGGCCAAAGGGGCGCTGTTGGTGGGGTTCGGTCTGATGTTCCTGGGGGTAGTGCTGCCCAAGAACTCCCACCTGTTTCAAGGTTCCGTAGCGGCTCCCCACCTTATGTCATTCTCCCGTCAAGCCTTGGGACTGCTGCCGCCGGAGTTCAAACAGCGCCTCAACGATTATCTAAAAGAATGGCGCCAGCCCCGGGAAAAACACCAGGCCGAAGAGTTCAAACCCCGGGAGGATGGCGCGCCCCAGCCCCCGGCTACCCCCTGGCCATCATTGGGGAAGTGGTCCCGAGCCTGA
- the mazG gene encoding nucleoside triphosphate pyrophosphohydrolase: MTGKDRDPGAALNEFVAIVQRLRAPGGCPWDAKQTPETLKTYLLEEAYELIEALDSGDPLKIKEELGDLLLHLVFLSDLYQDRGDFSLTEVTAGITAKMINRHPHVFGEATAETQEDLRRIWREAKVREGKEPAPPSLGKVSPALPALIQAQRLGEAAARMGFDWPDIKGALEKVEEEWQELREALSQPANPAWEEELGDLLFSLVNVARFLKVDSEGALRRTIYKFIKRFNVVERTLAKAGKTPETATLEEMDAIWEACKKEKTGSK; encoded by the coding sequence ATGACCGGCAAAGACCGCGATCCAGGTGCGGCGCTGAATGAATTTGTGGCCATTGTGCAACGGTTGCGGGCTCCGGGGGGCTGCCCTTGGGACGCTAAACAGACCCCGGAAACGTTAAAGACCTATCTGCTTGAGGAAGCGTATGAATTGATTGAGGCTCTGGACAGCGGCGATCCTCTCAAAATTAAAGAAGAACTGGGCGACCTGTTGCTGCACCTGGTCTTCTTGAGTGACCTCTACCAGGACCGGGGTGATTTCTCCTTGACGGAAGTGACCGCGGGGATCACCGCCAAGATGATTAATCGCCATCCCCATGTGTTTGGGGAGGCCACGGCCGAGACCCAGGAGGACTTGCGGCGTATCTGGCGGGAGGCCAAGGTCCGGGAAGGCAAGGAACCGGCGCCTCCGTCACTGGGTAAGGTCTCTCCGGCCTTGCCGGCCCTGATCCAGGCCCAGCGGCTGGGTGAAGCCGCGGCCCGCATGGGGTTCGATTGGCCTGATATTAAAGGAGCCCTGGAGAAAGTGGAGGAAGAATGGCAGGAACTGCGGGAGGCCCTGTCCCAGCCCGCCAATCCGGCCTGGGAGGAAGAATTGGGGGACCTGCTGTTCTCCCTGGTCAACGTCGCCCGTTTCCTGAAAGTCGACTCCGAGGGGGCCCTGAGGCGCACCATTTATAAGTTTATCAAGCGGTTCAACGTAGTGGAACGAACTTTGGCCAAGGCCGGCAAGACTCCCGAAACCGCCACCCTGGAGGAGATGGACGCCATTTGGGAGGCCTGTAAAAAGGAGAAAACCGGATCAAAGTGA
- a CDS encoding ATP-binding protein translates to MPANRSRGVFRLSLTIVVIVAGTIVLSTLFYTFWQQLNRKVEVTLQEQFNQQQLFLARKIADNVESYFDFLENALMGYAGLFQMVSPDDQELTAALHERFSRHQRFGLLAIRRYNAAGVGVQVFSTSPAPSKPGSLALPPVFLDWAKNPANRDKLFLSETYVDSDSPWKGRRVMRFLTPLYLPGPNSQLTGVLEFLINPFFICEKVVSDVKSGQTGYAWIIDQDGVFLAHFEKNFVGKDAIKVRLERNPDITFKGLREIQADILAGKEGVGEYTSGWHRQRLGETPKLVAYTSIKFEKGLITGVTEVQDPKHNLWGVAVVAPVAEVSGSVGQVMHQELFLVGLFFIVLLVASGTLIGTAFFWNKSLTRQVELKTQELQDSHERLLRSERFAAVGEAAAYVSHEIKNPLLVIGGMAHQVERRLPDDPAAQEKLRIIQTEVRRLESFLGELRDFLRPALPTKQEVNVNEVIRDVKALMGDAIQEKGVVLEDRLDPNLPPIEVDPNQIKQVLLNLVKNAVEATEGQGKILVSSGAKDGQVWFAVQDTGKGMSEDILEKIFNPFYTTKDKGTGLGLAVINKIITDHHGTITVDSQAGSGSTFMVKLPQKGANTEQALA, encoded by the coding sequence ATGCCAGCCAACCGGTCCCGGGGAGTTTTTCGCCTGAGCCTGACCATCGTGGTCATTGTGGCCGGGACCATTGTCTTATCCACTCTCTTTTACACCTTCTGGCAACAACTCAACCGTAAAGTCGAAGTCACCCTCCAGGAACAATTCAACCAGCAGCAATTGTTTTTGGCCCGCAAAATCGCCGACAATGTGGAGTCCTATTTCGACTTCCTGGAAAATGCCCTGATGGGTTATGCGGGCCTGTTCCAGATGGTCTCACCCGATGACCAGGAGTTGACAGCCGCCTTGCATGAACGATTTTCCCGGCATCAACGGTTTGGCCTCCTGGCGATCCGCCGCTACAACGCCGCCGGCGTGGGGGTGCAGGTCTTCAGCACTTCCCCTGCTCCATCTAAACCCGGCAGCCTTGCCTTACCCCCTGTCTTTCTTGACTGGGCCAAAAATCCGGCGAACCGGGACAAGCTGTTCCTGAGCGAAACCTACGTGGACTCTGATTCTCCCTGGAAGGGCCGCAGGGTTATGCGATTTTTGACCCCCCTTTATTTGCCGGGTCCAAATTCCCAATTAACCGGAGTGCTGGAGTTTCTGATCAACCCGTTTTTCATCTGCGAAAAAGTCGTTTCCGATGTTAAATCCGGCCAGACCGGCTATGCCTGGATTATCGATCAGGATGGGGTATTTCTGGCTCACTTCGAGAAAAATTTTGTCGGCAAAGATGCCATTAAGGTTCGGCTAGAGCGCAATCCCGATATCACATTTAAAGGTCTCCGGGAGATTCAAGCTGACATCCTGGCCGGCAAGGAAGGTGTGGGCGAATACACCTCCGGCTGGCACCGCCAGCGCCTGGGAGAGACTCCCAAGCTGGTGGCCTACACCTCCATCAAATTTGAGAAGGGCCTGATCACCGGCGTCACTGAAGTCCAGGACCCCAAGCACAATCTCTGGGGGGTGGCGGTGGTGGCCCCCGTGGCTGAGGTGTCCGGGAGCGTGGGACAGGTCATGCACCAGGAATTATTTCTGGTGGGCCTCTTCTTCATCGTCTTGTTGGTGGCCAGTGGGACGCTCATCGGCACCGCTTTTTTCTGGAATAAAAGCCTGACCCGCCAGGTGGAGTTGAAGACCCAGGAGTTGCAGGATTCCCATGAGCGCCTCTTGCGCTCGGAACGGTTTGCCGCGGTGGGAGAAGCCGCGGCTTATGTCAGTCATGAGATCAAGAATCCCTTATTGGTCATCGGGGGGATGGCCCACCAGGTGGAGCGGCGTCTCCCCGATGACCCGGCGGCCCAGGAGAAATTGCGCATCATCCAGACCGAAGTCAGGCGCCTGGAGTCTTTTCTGGGGGAACTGCGGGATTTCTTGCGTCCGGCCCTGCCCACCAAACAGGAAGTTAATGTCAACGAGGTGATCCGGGATGTCAAGGCCTTGATGGGAGATGCTATCCAGGAAAAGGGGGTGGTCCTGGAAGATCGGTTGGACCCCAACCTGCCGCCCATTGAGGTCGATCCCAACCAGATCAAGCAGGTTCTGCTCAACCTGGTCAAGAATGCCGTGGAAGCTACCGAAGGCCAGGGCAAAATTCTGGTGAGCTCCGGAGCCAAAGATGGCCAGGTGTGGTTTGCCGTCCAGGATACGGGCAAGGGAATGAGCGAGGACATCCTGGAAAAGATCTTCAACCCTTTTTATACTACCAAGGATAAGGGCACCGGCTTAGGATTGGCGGTGATCAACAAGATTATCACCGATCACCACGGCACCATCACCGTGGACAGCCAGGCTGGGTCCGGTAGCACCTTCATGGTAAAATTGCCGCAAAAAGGGGCTAACACTGAGCAAGCGCTCGCCTAA
- a CDS encoding ATP-binding protein, with product MLVLVVAITSVEIHLVRRGGQPVTGSLLAFGLLNINTFLLLLFTFLIFRHLSKLFLERRRKVFGSRLRTRLVLSFITLTLLPTLFLFFMAWQLISSRVDYSWDRQVEQSLSQALAVSRDVGQQLKGKLLACGRVVSLELTSQEDLNREDRAALEGFLTARRETFQLSGVEILNLQGAVVASSFAPDLGSLPANIAPDSDLAVPTPEKIIRQIIPKGELLTLSVPFRDDEGTVEGYVLVRQLIPQAQLLQIATAAKSLQDLRRRHLLFSPVKVSHYLTLIIVTLIAIMAAIWLAFYMAREITTPIRQLAEGTVKVAGGDYDIHIDQEGRDEIGFLVQSFNKMTHDLAQSQTQLALAYRQLSDSHALISTQKRDMEILLKNVAAGVIGIDAEGRVTNINDSAAQMLRVKREEVLGQDGRVLLPPGEFNRVAEVVAAARKSRRGMVEKPLHLVLPDQTLYLLVKTTVLKDDAGRDLGAVLVFEDLTELERAQRLAAWREVARRIAHEVKNPLTPIKLAAQRLQRRFNGRLGEDDQIFGECTQIIINQVDELKNLVNEFSRFARLPQLTLAPQDLNALIQETLLLYQEVQPRITLDFQPDVDLPLLLLDREQVKRMLLNLMDNGLAAIKGTGAITVSVKGNLSQERVKLIVADTGLGIPDRDKDRIFEPYFSTKRGGTGLGLAIVNSIVSEHQGFLRVEDNMPRGTRFIIDIPMHKAEYVGNAASS from the coding sequence TTGCTGGTACTGGTGGTGGCCATCACCTCCGTGGAGATTCATCTGGTGCGTCGGGGTGGCCAGCCGGTGACCGGCAGTCTCCTGGCTTTCGGCCTTCTCAATATAAATACCTTTCTCCTGCTCCTCTTCACCTTTCTTATTTTCCGCCATCTCTCCAAGCTCTTTTTGGAGCGGCGCCGCAAAGTCTTCGGCTCCCGGCTGCGCACCCGACTGGTCCTTTCTTTCATCACCCTGACCTTGCTTCCTACCCTGTTTCTCTTCTTCATGGCCTGGCAACTGATTTCCAGCCGGGTGGATTATTCTTGGGACCGCCAGGTGGAGCAGTCTCTGAGTCAGGCCCTGGCCGTGAGCCGGGACGTGGGCCAGCAACTGAAGGGCAAGCTTCTGGCCTGCGGCCGGGTGGTGAGCCTGGAACTCACCAGCCAGGAAGACTTGAACCGGGAAGATCGGGCCGCGCTGGAAGGTTTTCTCACGGCGCGCCGGGAGACCTTCCAGTTGTCGGGCGTGGAGATACTTAACCTCCAAGGGGCGGTGGTAGCCTCGAGCTTCGCGCCGGACCTGGGAAGCCTGCCGGCCAATATCGCTCCGGACAGTGACCTGGCCGTTCCTACGCCGGAAAAAATCATTCGGCAAATCATCCCGAAGGGGGAACTTCTGACCCTGTCGGTACCCTTCCGGGACGACGAGGGCACTGTCGAAGGTTATGTGCTGGTGCGGCAACTCATCCCCCAGGCCCAACTCCTCCAAATTGCCACCGCGGCCAAGAGCCTCCAGGACCTGAGGCGGAGGCACCTGCTTTTCAGTCCCGTCAAGGTGAGCCATTACCTGACTTTAATCATCGTCACCTTGATCGCCATCATGGCCGCCATTTGGCTGGCTTTTTACATGGCTCGGGAGATCACCACCCCCATCCGCCAGTTGGCCGAAGGCACCGTGAAGGTGGCAGGGGGGGATTATGATATCCATATCGATCAGGAGGGCCGGGACGAAATCGGCTTTCTGGTGCAATCTTTCAACAAAATGACCCATGACCTGGCTCAGAGCCAGACGCAGTTAGCCTTGGCTTACCGGCAGTTAAGCGACAGCCACGCCCTGATTTCCACCCAGAAGCGGGATATGGAGATCCTCCTCAAAAACGTGGCCGCGGGGGTGATCGGTATCGATGCCGAAGGCCGGGTGACCAATATCAACGATTCCGCCGCCCAGATGCTCCGGGTCAAGCGGGAAGAGGTCCTGGGCCAAGACGGCCGGGTGCTCTTGCCCCCAGGGGAGTTCAACCGCGTGGCCGAAGTGGTGGCTGCGGCCCGCAAGTCCAGACGGGGCATGGTGGAGAAGCCTCTGCACCTGGTTTTGCCGGACCAGACCCTTTACCTCCTGGTCAAAACCACGGTGCTCAAGGATGACGCAGGCCGGGACCTGGGAGCCGTGCTGGTTTTCGAGGATTTGACCGAGTTAGAGAGGGCGCAGCGGCTAGCGGCCTGGCGGGAGGTGGCCCGGAGGATCGCCCACGAAGTGAAAAACCCCCTGACCCCCATTAAGCTGGCGGCCCAACGCCTGCAGCGCCGCTTCAACGGCCGGCTGGGGGAAGACGACCAGATCTTTGGGGAATGCACCCAAATTATTATCAACCAGGTGGATGAACTCAAAAACCTGGTTAACGAATTTTCCCGGTTTGCCCGGCTGCCTCAGTTGACGTTAGCACCTCAGGATCTCAACGCCCTGATCCAGGAAACCCTGCTCCTCTACCAGGAGGTCCAGCCGCGCATCACCCTTGATTTTCAGCCTGACGTTGACCTCCCACTCCTGCTCCTGGACCGGGAACAGGTGAAAAGGATGCTCCTCAACCTGATGGACAATGGCTTGGCCGCCATCAAGGGGACTGGCGCCATCACCGTGTCGGTGAAAGGGAACCTGTCCCAGGAGCGGGTGAAGCTCATTGTCGCCGATACCGGCTTGGGCATCCCGGACCGGGACAAGGACCGAATCTTCGAACCCTACTTCTCCACCAAACGGGGCGGCACCGGCCTCGGTCTGGCCATTGTCAATTCCATCGTGAGCGAGCACCAGGGCTTCCTCCGGGTGGAGGACAATATGCCCCGGGGCACCAGGTTCATCATCGATATTCCTATGCATAAGGCCGAGTATGTCGGGAACGCTGCTAGTAGTTGA
- a CDS encoding sigma-54 dependent transcriptional regulator, whose translation MSGTLLVVDDEPQIIQAVSGILQDEGFEVLTAPDGETALKLVGERVPDLVLLDIALPGMDGLDVLQELKRLHPYLPVVMISAYGSVENAVRATRLGAYDFIEKPPHADKILLTVRNGLELARLSEENRRLRQQTAPTREIIGKSEPIRKLREALNVVAPTNASVLITGENGTGKELVARALHAYSKRSHRTFVEVNCAAIPEDLIESELFGHEKGAFTGATDRHRGKFDLAHEGTLFLDEIGDMSLKTQAKILRILEEQRFERVGGQRPIQVDVRIIAATNKNLEEEIAKGAFREDLYHRINVIPLIVPPLRERREDIPPLATHFLKELAREENAPAKTFSPQALEALAAQPWPGNVRELKNFVWRLGIMSPKPVIDLADLPFNAPASAPEEGGEGEFIDPFLQVPSFREARALFEKQFLRRKLEECRGNVSLLAEKIGLERSHLYRKLKSYGLEPGK comes from the coding sequence ATGTCGGGAACGCTGCTAGTAGTTGACGACGAGCCCCAGATTATCCAGGCCGTCTCGGGCATCCTGCAGGACGAGGGCTTCGAGGTGCTCACCGCGCCCGACGGGGAGACCGCCCTGAAGTTGGTGGGCGAGCGGGTCCCGGACCTAGTGCTCCTGGACATCGCCCTGCCGGGTATGGATGGGTTGGACGTCCTCCAGGAATTGAAGCGCCTCCATCCCTATCTGCCGGTGGTGATGATTTCGGCTTACGGCTCGGTGGAAAATGCGGTCAGGGCCACACGCCTGGGGGCCTATGACTTTATCGAAAAGCCGCCCCATGCCGACAAAATCCTTCTGACGGTGCGAAACGGCCTGGAACTGGCTCGCCTGTCCGAGGAAAACCGGCGGCTGCGGCAACAGACGGCCCCGACCCGGGAGATTATCGGCAAAAGCGAGCCCATCCGCAAGCTGCGCGAGGCCCTGAATGTGGTGGCGCCCACCAACGCCTCGGTGCTCATCACCGGAGAAAACGGCACCGGCAAGGAACTGGTGGCCCGGGCCCTCCACGCCTATAGTAAGCGGTCCCACCGGACTTTTGTGGAGGTCAACTGTGCCGCCATCCCTGAAGATCTCATCGAAAGCGAGCTCTTCGGCCACGAGAAAGGGGCCTTTACCGGGGCCACGGACCGCCACCGGGGTAAGTTCGACCTGGCCCACGAAGGCACCCTCTTTTTAGACGAAATCGGCGATATGAGCCTGAAGACTCAGGCCAAGATCCTGCGCATTCTGGAGGAACAGCGGTTTGAGCGGGTGGGGGGGCAGCGGCCCATCCAGGTGGATGTGCGCATCATCGCTGCGACCAATAAGAATCTGGAAGAGGAGATTGCCAAAGGCGCGTTCAGGGAAGATCTTTACCACCGCATCAACGTCATCCCCCTCATTGTCCCGCCCTTGAGGGAGCGCCGGGAGGACATCCCGCCCTTAGCCACCCACTTCCTCAAGGAACTGGCCCGGGAGGAAAACGCCCCGGCCAAGACCTTCAGCCCCCAGGCCCTGGAAGCGTTGGCCGCCCAACCCTGGCCGGGCAACGTCCGGGAGTTGAAAAACTTCGTCTGGCGCCTGGGCATTATGAGTCCTAAACCGGTCATCGACCTGGCCGACCTGCCCTTCAACGCTCCGGCCTCCGCCCCGGAGGAAGGCGGCGAGGGCGAATTCATTGACCCGTTTCTCCAGGTGCCGTCCTTCCGGGAGGCCCGGGCCCTGTTTGAAAAGCAGTTCCTGCGGCGCAAACTGGAGGAATGCCGGGGCAACGTCAGCCTGCTGGCCGAAAAGATCGGCCTGGAGCGCTCCCACCTCTACCGCAAACTGAAGAGCTACGGCCTGGAGCCGGGGAAGTAG
- a CDS encoding nucleotidyltransferase domain-containing protein, whose protein sequence is MGPALAIILKELRLRLERLYGDRLIHLRLYGSQARRDATPGSDIDVLVVLRGQVSPCEEISRTVNDVAEISLNHGVVIACVFVSQEAYEHEQSPLLLNVRQQEVAI, encoded by the coding sequence ATGGGACCCGCACTGGCAATTATTTTGAAAGAGCTGCGACTCCGCTTAGAAAGGTTATATGGTGATCGCCTCATCCATCTCCGTCTTTATGGCTCCCAGGCTCGCCGGGATGCCACACCGGGGTCAGATATTGACGTGCTGGTGGTCTTGCGGGGACAGGTGTCACCCTGTGAGGAAATCTCCAGGACCGTTAATGATGTGGCCGAGATTTCATTAAACCACGGGGTTGTCATCGCCTGTGTGTTTGTCTCCCAGGAAGCCTATGAACACGAACAGAGTCCTCTTCTCTTGAATGTGCGGCAGCAGGAGGTTGCCATTTGA
- a CDS encoding radical SAM protein, giving the protein MTRPIKKVLFIEPRSPQEHIFSRVAIPRLGSLLLGTILEQQGIEVKVVVEEISRPDYATLDFQPDLVGISSISSTAPRAYELADFYRAQGLPVVLGGAHPSFLPLEGLEHADYVICGEAEEALPELINVLENGGDPADVKNLCYRDGDIMHQNPWRPFLGSLDALPIPNYNLIHGWKAKNNRGVVSIATSRGCPFNCSFCSVIQLFGRQHRVNSIDRVIAEIRQNGLESRHVFFCDDNFTADRKRTKELCERIIAEGIKIEWSAQVRVESAKDPELLALMAKSGCYIVFVGLESINPATLKAYNKSQTVQGIKDCVNNFHHFGINVHGMFVFGSEEDHYQVIRDTVKVSRQLNLDSLQYLILTPLPGTPFFKEIEAQNRIICRDWSQYDGHHTVFQPRQFTPYELQMETNRAMKKFYSWTSVFQRLVARDLFFAKMKAYGRIILWKATFKRNKYFQQLKERLYTRGQQLRQMLPQKGRTPKVGIPGDVWNLCTWEKGPKDFLIKFLERLGVEVVQVTNPEKTEASPLQAMQRVQAEIARLQEQSDVVLVPLWEGLGEAAQKVNELRQAITRDAAARLVSMKFSRESFYNACMELGLCFHKRLHLIRRVYFQTLAEVGAPI; this is encoded by the coding sequence ATGACGCGGCCCATTAAAAAGGTGTTGTTCATCGAACCCCGGTCTCCACAGGAACATATCTTCAGCCGGGTGGCCATTCCCCGGTTAGGGTCGCTGTTGCTGGGAACCATCCTGGAGCAGCAGGGGATCGAGGTCAAAGTGGTGGTGGAGGAAATTTCCAGGCCCGATTACGCCACCCTGGACTTTCAACCCGACTTGGTGGGCATCTCCAGCATCTCCTCCACGGCCCCCCGGGCCTATGAATTGGCGGATTTTTATCGCGCCCAGGGACTGCCGGTGGTCTTAGGAGGCGCGCACCCCAGTTTCCTGCCCCTGGAGGGGCTGGAGCACGCCGACTATGTCATCTGCGGCGAGGCCGAGGAAGCCCTGCCGGAGTTGATCAACGTCCTGGAAAACGGCGGAGATCCGGCGGACGTCAAAAATCTCTGCTACCGGGACGGGGATATCATGCATCAGAACCCCTGGCGCCCGTTCCTGGGAAGCCTGGATGCCCTCCCCATCCCCAACTACAATCTGATTCACGGCTGGAAGGCTAAAAATAACCGAGGCGTCGTGTCCATCGCCACCTCCCGGGGCTGCCCCTTCAACTGCAGCTTCTGTTCGGTTATCCAACTCTTCGGGCGCCAGCACCGGGTCAATTCCATCGATCGGGTGATTGCGGAGATTCGCCAGAACGGTCTTGAGAGCCGCCACGTCTTTTTCTGCGACGACAACTTCACGGCCGACCGCAAGCGCACGAAAGAATTGTGCGAGCGCATCATCGCCGAAGGCATAAAAATCGAATGGAGCGCCCAGGTGCGGGTGGAATCCGCCAAGGACCCGGAACTCCTGGCTCTCATGGCCAAGAGCGGCTGCTACATCGTCTTCGTCGGATTGGAATCCATCAACCCGGCCACTTTGAAGGCCTATAACAAGTCTCAGACCGTGCAAGGCATCAAGGATTGCGTGAATAATTTTCACCACTTCGGCATCAATGTCCACGGTATGTTCGTGTTCGGCTCCGAGGAGGACCACTACCAGGTGATCCGGGACACCGTGAAGGTTTCCCGCCAATTGAACCTGGACTCCCTGCAATACCTGATCCTTACCCCGTTGCCCGGCACCCCGTTCTTCAAAGAAATAGAGGCTCAGAACCGCATCATCTGCCGGGACTGGAGCCAGTACGACGGCCACCACACGGTGTTCCAACCCCGGCAGTTCACCCCCTATGAACTGCAGATGGAAACCAACCGGGCCATGAAGAAGTTTTACAGTTGGACCTCGGTGTTTCAACGCCTCGTGGCCCGGGACTTGTTCTTCGCCAAAATGAAGGCTTACGGCCGTATCATCCTATGGAAGGCCACCTTCAAGAGGAACAAATACTTCCAGCAACTGAAAGAGCGGCTCTATACCCGGGGGCAACAGCTGCGCCAGATGCTGCCGCAAAAGGGGCGGACCCCCAAGGTCGGCATCCCCGGTGACGTCTGGAACCTCTGCACTTGGGAGAAGGGACCCAAGGATTTTCTCATTAAGTTCCTGGAACGTCTGGGAGTGGAGGTCGTGCAGGTAACCAACCCGGAGAAGACGGAGGCCAGCCCTCTCCAGGCCATGCAACGGGTGCAAGCCGAAATTGCCCGCCTGCAAGAACAGTCGGACGTCGTCCTGGTGCCCCTGTGGGAAGGACTGGGGGAGGCGGCCCAGAAGGTCAATGAGCTCCGCCAGGCGATTACCAGGGACGCCGCGGCCCGTTTGGTCTCCATGAAATTCAGCCGTGAATCCTTTTACAACGCCTGCATGGAACTGGGGCTCTGTTTTCACAAGCGCCTGCACCTGATCCGCCGGGTTTATTTCCAGACTCTGGCCGAAGTAGGCGCACCGATTTAG